The DNA region agagggtcattcttgcaagttttcatcaaccactaacacttttattcagagaactcaggcgaaacttctcatccaccaagcttcttcctacattgcagtcatgtcgcttcttaccatgggccaagaacacagaggaactagggcaaacattgcctcattcgtaagttattcttgaacattgcctctttcgtatgtttgtaattagttttttaaaagtccaatataatgattttttatattgtttgtttttaaaggatcccaagaaatttcgtcaacgttcacacccaatgccttatccagacccatggtgcgtaccttacatagagcgtgcgggtttcggtcatgtaatgcatgtcgtaaatgccaccattgatgccaaattcattttggctctgtgtgaacgttggagacctgagacacacacctttcacctaccaactggtgaatgtaccgtcacattagaggacgtgtacatgcttttaggtcttagaatagatggtaagcctgtgaccggaaatgttcaacagcctaaccaaatatgtgttgaaatgttgggggtagatctggtcgagggtgaggggtctgccaaagcaaggggtcagggtattaaattatctagcctacaattgtaccacgactccataactttgactgaggaatcctccgaacaagaaaaagtcataaaaacccgggtttacattatgctattgtttgggaacttgctatttcccgaagggacgggaaatagcataaattttatgtacttgagtttgctcggggacattgatagaataagcacatatagttggggttctgcagtattagcattcctatatagctctttgtgtaaaaatgcacaaaatgagcactgtacattttctggatgtgcttttttgcttcaaacatgggggtggtggagattgccgaggctagccccagaaaatcctaatgactactccttcccctacgcaactaggtaaatttatgatcttatttcattttgtatatttattctataaatatttgtaactaatattatttatctttttttgtttaggttcattacaaccggactggattacagtcttacccccaaaaataaaattatattttatcgtcaactgttggatcgtctccgagcacaggatgtattaccactaaatcactcaacttctaactgatttattaatgtcatgcattctcgataaataacatatttacttttttctttgcagtttatttggaggccatatttgggattggaacatcaaccaaaccccgaagatgcagctgtttggacagcaaaaacggccataatgcggttcaccactgtggagatgcaccaaagtgaccgtgtcaagcttcaattcggaatgcatcaagacatcccaggccccccaatgtccATGGAACCTTGGCATCTGAAAAAAGTgagccaccagtggtatgcccaaaattggaaggaatttgctaaggagtttcgaaaaatgtggaaagaccgtgcccactatgttctacaatttccggtggcgcccaacgaaatgaagccgacaagggaatatgtggaatggtatagagcaaataccaatccagaaatgattgtgtctgacccgttctatttggacgatccccggatgcaacagccatatttccaacaacaacaaccaccacagtattcccaacaacaacaaccaccaccttattaccaacaacaaccaccacaaccattttaccaacaacaaccaccaccaccttattaccaacaacaaccaccaccaccatattaccaacaacaacaaccacaacacatgtccaccccccaaccaaatcaacaatacataccacaaactcaatcccaataccatgaagactaccaacaacaaactcaacattcccaccaccatcaacagtcccaacacctaccacaatatcaatccccctacttccaccaatcccaacaaTTCCAACACGGCAATTTCCcaagctcttccagtcctccacctagccccgacacgggtatacaagaggactaccaacaggactactacacaccacaacaaacattgcactttggccaacccgattcaaccctaaactaccaaagaccacaattcgagggcgcacccagcagtagtcagtttgtcccaccgagacaaagcttcgagggcgcagaggggacccgtctttcctacagcactgaagggacttcgaccgAACCACAACGGCAAGCGGCAAGGGGGCGCGTTAGggcaaggggtggtaatagggaagcaccaccaccacgtgaaccgtctaggcgagtaactagacctcccccgtgcggatcgtacaagggaccgcatcatatgtgattaatcatatctttgtaatatttgccttgtctattatttaaataaaaatattttctgtttattatctttatatctttatctttatctttaaaaatattgtctatcatatctttatacatatataaattaattttttttccaaaaatttacaaataatattaattacttataaattatattaatatatatatatatatatatatatatatataaattaatatatatatataaattaatatatatatatatatataaataaaaaaatttagaCAAAATATATGTGTGAACATAAATTAATATACTTAATAAAAAacataaatttataaataaaaaaaaattaaaaaaaaaaaaaaaaacattaaaaaaaaaaaaaaaaaaaaaaatggattgggcataggcgccacccctagtggcgacttgccctccccattaagggtaggcgccaactagggtggcgcctaaggGTAAAAAATGGCCAATTTTGGCCATTTgtgtaattattttgaaaaattggatatttttgaaatttttttgaaatttttggatattaaaaaaaaaaattcccCGTTTGTAGTGTTATATATTTTGatgtaaaaaaaatttacaaagaaatttttcataaaagtttcaaatgaaaatttggtttgaataattattcttaaaatgttatatttcatcattttatcgaaactttttttaaatatcaaaatttcaaaaaattacttaattttgaagctatttcaaatagctttttataaaaatcatttttgagatacaactttttgaaaaaattgtgattttgactataTTTTAATCTTCAATAATATATGTCTATGTTATAGAATGTTAAaattaatcttttaatttataaaaaataaatttaaaaaaatttagaatattttaaaaaacatttttatagaatcattttcaaaaatacaaagaaaaaatctatttttttaaacCTAAAACAAATTGGTCCTATATTTTATTAAAATGATACTGACACCTcctttaatttaaaaatatataataatttttttatttatttattaaaataatactGACAACTCCtttatatttttataataattaaaattttatatatatatatatatatatatatatatatatatatataatatattatatatatatatatatatatatatatatatatatatatatatatatacctttTGCTTATCACATAACAAAACTGTTGGTGTATATAAGTTAAATTGATGCATATTTAAAAATTAGAGGGAACATCAGTGTCATTTCATGTAGTTTGAGGTGAGTGTAATTTTCCCTTTAAAAATTAATAGTGATTTCTAAAGAAATTTTGATCTTTTCCTTCTTTTGTTATGTTCATTCTGCTTTGATCTAATGgtaaaacataaaataaataatcTACACTATAAAATAGGTAAGATCAAATGATTAGACTAAATTTAAAGGGAAGAAATTGTGCATGAAAGATATCAGTAGAAATTGTGCATGAAAGAGAGGATCCATCTCCCCTCTATAGGGAGGGGGGTAAGTAAATCTCTCACTTGTAGACCATTATAAACATCAAGTAAGGATTGATAGATTAGGAAAAAATATATGATTTTAATAGGTACTATCACACATGATTACATCTATACATCTTCCCGAtcattattataaataataatttttattttagattcattgaataaTTGATGTATTTGATCATCATTATATATCAAATTCATCAGTTATTTAaacaatttaaaaataaatttgtTACTTATAATAGGGACTAGAGGCATGATCGGTCCTAACTTTTTAGAGGCACAAGCCAAATAATAAAAATGGATCcctaataaaaaatatatttttaaaaaaaagagaaatgcCTTGTATTCTTTAAATAAAAAGGCGTTATTACACGCACTTCTATAAGAAAACTTTTTATTCGTCGGCGTCAACATTTGTTATAACGACTCCCTCCTCCAGCTTGAATATTGCGAAAACTTTTTTATTAGTCTAAATAAGCAGTATCAACATTATTAGGATCAACCTTGATATAATTAATCATAAGTTAAAATTATCAAATTAAGATTACAAGCTAGCTATGCTAGAAATTTTAGACAAGGGAATATCCTTAAATAAATAAAAGCTTTGCAATTACTATACTTAAATACAATAATGAATTTGTCAATAAAATAAGATTCAGAaatgttgaaaatgaaaaaagatcACCAAATCATAAAGTTACATAATATCATGATGTTACTCTATATATACCGTGGTGCATAGAAGTCCATTTAAAAatcttttgttttattttagaCAATCTTATCAAAGTTATTGGGAGAGAAAACGACCGCAATAAATGGAAGAGAAAATATCTTCACATTATTATCTATATTAACAATATATTTTATACTAATGTCTTCAAAAGATcattaaacaattaataaataaaattagagaaaaaaaagaaaaattaacaattacaaaataaaaaaaattaatgattcaaaaatgaaagaaaaacaTCAAACCTTTAATTTCattttacttttatattttttattcatCTTTAAATAGTTTAAATTATTAACATTTatcataataataaaaaaactaGAAAACCATAATTAAAAAAAGTATAACAAAGAGGATTAAACATTATGTTTATTTAAAAATCAATCTCATGTCATTTAACAAACGATAAATTCATATTAATTATTcattttataatttatttaatataatattaaatatatattttactttttttaaaataaaataaaatcctTTAATTTGAAGATCCTAGATTAAGGGTCATCCTCATCCTGCTCAGGAGGAGATGTATCATCTTTTTCTCTCAACTAAATACATGTTTTGTGTCTCTAGTACTTAAACCAAGGCCACCCCTTTCTCTCATGTGTTTATTCACCATCTCAAATTTTCCTGTGCCAAAAAATCTAAATAATAAGTGTTTCCTTCCCTAACTCTATCTAAATCAACATGCTAGCACAACTAATTGTTTGAAACTGTTAAATAAAAAAAATAccaaagagaaaaagaaagatCAAATCAATTAACACGAGGACAATTGTAAAATAGCATATTATCAAATCACATAGAACTGAAACAATTTTTTTCGTCAAAGGTTGATAATATGCTAGACCACTCTAGATGCTATATCCTGATCCCTATTAGTCATGGTTCATGGTGAACCATTTACATGGTGATTCATTCTAGATGCCACCCAAAATTAATATTACACCCATATAATAATTTTACATTATTTTGTAAAAAGACcaaaataaaatgtattaaaaaaatatttaaaaacacAAGATGTGCCTAAACAAATATTAAAACCGAGTAACCACATTGTTAAATACGAAAGAAAACAACAATAAATTTCCTAATTAAATACTGAAATGTCTAATGGTTATTGCATGGTTAGTCCACCAAGTACTTATATAAAGCAATATGAGTGGCCTCTTAACTTTCATCCACCTCACCTTGAAGATATGATATTGATCTTGTTTATTAATTGAAAGAGTTTTGATTCTTCGTTGTTAATGTccataattttttttcttttcagatAACCCAAATACTTGTAAACTACATGACTTACAAACATTTTCAATCTTTCTTATTGAAATAACGAGTCTACAAAATTGAAGAGCAGTTTCTACGATAAATATTAAGATGAGTATATAAAATATTTGGCCAATGTTAAAACACAATTCTAAATATGAGCGAATAACTCACAATTTAAAAAATGATGTTGATGGTTATCCTCCTTTTCGCCTCCACTTGTACAATCCGTCAATCCTAATGGGATTATCCCTTGTCTCGCTAGGTCGTGTCTAGTAGAAGCAACCACAATTAGGTACTTTACTTATTTAATATAATGTCAATGTGGAGTGAAATAATTTGATGTTTTTATTTCATCAACTTTTTGAAGTAAGAAAATAATGAATTCTATTATATTAAATATTGATGTTGTTGAAAGGTAATTGTTGTTGAATTTGAAAGCTAGTCGATGGATTAACTAATATCACTTACTAGTAATTTCATATTTTTCTCTCTAATTGAATTGAGGGGAGAATCCTAGTTTGATTAGGGTTTTAAGAATATGTGAATGAGTGACTATCTCTTTAGTAGATGAGTTATATTTATAGAATCACGTATACACATTGAAATTTATGGTACATCACGTTTCTCTAATTAGCGTTAGTGCAGTGTAATAATGGACCACTGATCATAATTGAATCTTATTCATTTATTAAATATCTTGCTTATCGGTACTTATGTGTATGACCATGTATGTTCTCGTAACATTGAAAATAATGTTAACTAACCTATTTAATATTATATACAAAGAGAGATGTCTAGTAAAAAATCACTCATACCCAAGTTATGAGATTTCCATATGAGATCTAACATAACCCTTATGTGATAATGATCACGTGTAAAATTATCATTTTGTCCTTATATCTAAATTGAACACAAAATATAGTTTGTGTCACCATTGTATAGTCCAATATTATATTCCTTGATATCTGATTATAGTTACTAACGATAAATAAACATAATATACCATATTGACTCATTTTAGCATGACTATGCATTTCACAATTATACTCGATCAAGGAGTCTGTAGATATTACTCTTGGATATTTTTAAGGGGAATATCTCATTTAGGCCATCTATGTCCTCACACATGAATAATGGAATACCCAACCAACCGACTTTATAATTGTCTTTTATAGACAATGTTCGACAATAGTAATATGATGAACTCCTCATGTAAGGAGTATTATGATTTTAGGTCATAGGGTAACATACACCACTATCACAATGAAAATAACGTATGACACTTGCCCAACACATTATATACTATTCTCATGGTGTGTtaatccaatataaatattaatCCTAACATTTATACTTATGTGAAGACTCAATATCTCATTCCCATGATAGCCATGACCTATGAGATATGATTTATCAGTTCACTCACGTAATAGTCTCTACACATTTATGTTTTACTTTTTGATAGCAAGGCTTAACTTCAAATACTTTTAGAAAGAAATCCTTATATTTAATGGTGTCTCACAATTAAGTCATACTTAATGTTACATTAAATAAATTAACAATTTAGGGGCTTAACTACTCTAGAAACAAACATAATAAACAAAATCcttttattataaataataaacATGATATAAGTTTTAAATTCAATCATAAAATGATTGGCCCCTAGGGCTTACACTAACGATATCCCACTAGCACTATAGACAATCAGCATATACCTAATACTCATAGATCTAATATAAACATCAAGCTTTTATTGAGTAAGAAGCTTTATGAGTGGACATCAACATTGTTAAGTGTTGGTACTTTGCATAACTACACATATCCTCTTTTGATTATCTCCTGAATGAGttgataacgcctaagtatgtgcTTGTATAGCTTGTGAAATCTAGGATCCTTAGATTGTGCAATGGCACCATTGTCATCACAATAAAGATCAATGATGTCCACAATATTATAAACTATACCAAGTTCAGTAATGAATTTCTTGAACAAAACAAACTTGTTTTTTGCGTTTAAGGAAACAATATACTTAGCCTATGTGGTAGAATCAACAATTGTTTCTTGCTTTGAATTCTACCATATCACAACGCCATAACTTAAACAAAACGCGTAACTAGACTTTGATCTAAAGTCATTTTATTTTCCTACAATATAGTATAAGTGTAACCTATTACAACGAGTTTTTCCTTAGTTCTTCTTAAGTACTTAAGAATATTCATGACAACAACCTAATAGCCATCACCAGGATCAGACTAGTACTTGCTCGTTGTGCTCAAAGCATACAAGATATCTAGTCGAGTGACAGATCCAATCACATGTGAATATAAAAACTTGTTCATTTAATACttttcttatttcatttaaaGGGATTATTTTTTGTCAGATATACGATATGTGGCATGACATGTCTCCTTTCttagaatcatgcatattaaagtgtctcaacattatatatatatatatatatatatatatatatatatatatatatatatatatatatatatatatatatatatatatatatatatatatatatatatatatatatatatatatatatatatttgtattCTAACTTAGGTAAATCAACCTTTGATAACTATATATATAGATCTTTACTCCTAATATATAGGTATATTTTCCCAAATATTTTATAGAAAAGAAATTCCTCAACCAAGTTTTAGCTTGTTTCAAAGTAGTGATATCATTTCCGATGAATAATATGACATCCACATATAACACCAGAAATATAACTACGCTCCCACTAACTTTCTT from Lathyrus oleraceus cultivar Zhongwan6 chromosome 1, CAAS_Psat_ZW6_1.0, whole genome shotgun sequence includes:
- the LOC127074445 gene encoding protein MAINTENANCE OF MERISTEMS-like — protein: MSLLTMGQEHRGTRANIASFDPKKFRQRSHPMPYPDPWCVPYIERAGFGHVMHVVNATIDAKFILALCERWRPETHTFHLPTGECTVTLEDVYMLLGLRIDGKPVTGNVQQPNQICVEMLGVDLVEGEGSAKARGQGIKLSSLQLYHDSITLTEESSEQEKVIKTRVYIMLLFGNLLFPEGTGNSINFMYLSLLGDIDRISTYSWGSAVLAFLYSSLCKNAQNEHCTFSGCAFLLQTWGWWRLPRLAPENPNDYSFPYATRFITTGLDYSLTPKNKIIFYRQLLDRLRAQDFIWRPYLGLEHQPNPEDAAVWTAKTAIMRFTTVEMHQSDRVKLQFGMHQDIPGPPMSMEPWHLKKVSHQWYAQNWKEFAKEFRKMWKDRAHYVLQFPVAPNEMKPTREYVEWYRANTNPEMIVSDPFYLDDPRMQQPYFQQQQPPQYSQQQQPPPYYQQQPPQPFYQQQPPPPYYQQQPPPPYYQQQQPQHMSTPQPNQQYIPQTQSQYHEDYQQQTQHSHHHQQSQHLPQYQSPYFHQSQQFQHGNFPSSSSPPPSPDTGIQEDYQQDYYTPQQTLHFGQPDSTLNYQRPQFEGAPSSSQFVPPRQSFEGAEGTRLSYSTEGTSTEPQRQAARGRVRARGGNREAPPPREPSRRVTRPPPCGSYKGPHHM